TCACATTACAGTTTCACTAACTTGTATTTCTGTATGTATTCCcaacaatagaaaaataaaggatGTCAATTCCATAACTGTATTTTGTAtctgtaaaagataaatttatagtaatcTAAATGtacttgtacaatttttaactatttatacaATAAGTGACATTACAGCCGCATAGAGATTGCGAATATCGTCATTTACGTCTTCATCGCTCACCGCGCGGGATTTACCCGTAGCATCATCAGACAGTTGCTTTACATAGTTCAAATAATTGCTAGCAACGGATTTTGGCTTTTGGAGGATCTCATTATCATAATTTGGAGTATCGCGTTCCACTGATTTCTGCAATAttatctatacatatatgaaataatacagtatattaattaataatatgtgttGACAAAAATTGccattatatgtaatattattagaattatcgtgctttagttaataatattcagtGACATACGtacgcatatttttttcataaaaataaaaaacatgataatgtaataaaataagtaatatacaattatgtaATTCGCGAATCTTATCATCaacttttatatgtattattatatgcttgttgctatgataaaaaataaaaatttcaaaaatgtgttataataaaatgaaatataacataaaaaatgttgattaatACCAAATGCactaaatgttttatatgattaaacaattatacaagaaatatttgaagctTACTTTATGAACAAAgttttgtatcattttttgACCAACGGATTGTTGTTTCGCGTTATCGCTCAGAGAAAAAATCCATTCCAATTGTAGCCATGGTGTTAccacttttttatatacatatttcattaatctgaaaaaattatatattaataattgaaatataaatcacaCGTCTTCAATAATATGAGATCTATATACCTTTCTTGCCAGTACAGTAGTTCATCATATTCACCTTTATACGCCGTTCCTTCTATACCTCCAATTGATgctgtaatattatttaacttttatatttaattatagcattaattgtaattgtatctataatagcaacttgttacaaaaatttgttataaatcaaCATATGTCATGTTTGCACAATTTTCAcctaaatatatatcagtcACGTATCGCCCTATGTACGGCTTTATGTCAAACGTATGACCACCAActtctttttccaaataatcCCCACAATAATTgctataattatcaaaaaatgttatgtaaTCAGACACTGACTTGGCATTCAAAGAggattgtattattttgcgcCGTAACCTATGAGCTGCAcctacaaatattaattacagtatTCAATAGTAAAAAGTATAgtattgtatcaatatattattataactatataaacaaatatataaataaatcaaataaacattCGTCATACTTGAACATAGGCGTAATACCTGAAACTCTGATAATTCCGTTCCCAAGAAGTGGAGAATACAGTTTCATAACTGAGCTTTTGTAATTGCCGTTCACGTTCGCAAGTACGACCTgcgtattaaaattcaatatattatattgttaaaataattattttctctaaaCTTACCTTATAATCCTCAGGTTTTGCGAGTAGTACAAATAAATCTGTTCCGAAACAAAAACGGCTAGGGCttccatattttttagtaaacgttaacaaataatttactaattctgcaacattatattttacatttgatattGTTTACACAATTGTGATTGTTATTGTTTGaacataaattctttttctttgcattataaagttacattatttaattagataaataaaaatataatatttaaattataaacatgagaaaaaatattttattatgttgaaatattaatattgaattcggTTAATCTATTGAGAGCATTTTATTTACCTTCATATTTCCAAGCAATTTGCAGCGTTTTGATAAACACTGTCAATATAGATTCACCAGGCAACGAAAAggcaaattgcaaatttctttttaatttgtaatattttttcttgttaagTTCGAAAAGATACACAAGAAACAATATTATGACTATTACAAAAAGCATATTTGTAAAGAtgtgtgtgaaataaatatatattttttaaacttaactTGTAATATTCGttgtataaatttgcaataaataaaaaattgttattaattatttatttttcttgtaaattgttcgataattctttattttttaatttttaatagactAAAATATTCGTGTAGACTAATTTTctaaactattaattaattaattaaatgaattaaaaactaatttaattatcacatAGGTTTTATacgcgattattattattgctttttgaaatttactgTTTAAAATGATAGTTTAAATGTGATAAGCAGATAGCGCACACCGCGGTAGTTACAATGCAACTGAAAATCCAGTTGTGAAACcagtcttttataaataacagtgAGTTCGTGTTAGTGTCTGATACAAGACACTTTTTTCGACTTTCTcgtatgatatttttttatatttctgttttaataaaaaaaagttttcgccAGACGTCTTTAAGTGACGAACGCGTCACAGTTCTTCGTCTTCAACAGAGCTCGGTATAAACTGCACATTTCAGCCGAATTTCATGAGTCCATGTCCACCGTCTACGTCGACTCCCCCTtctattttaacaaaaagttGCTTGACAACTGCAATCAAGATGTGTATCCTGCTTTATATAGGGCGCATTTGGTGGTCACGTAATGCGGTTAACCGCCAAATATCAAATGCTTTAAACACGATCTTTAGATGTAATCTatcgaatataatttaataatgttttaagattattatatcataaataatattttaagattattatatcataaataatattttaagattattatatcataaatgtaataatagaaactttattattgaattaattatttaaaaagaaaaagatcttAAAAATCGCGTTTAAAGCATTGATATTTGGCAGTCAAGAAATAAGGAACCTCTTCGCGTTACGGATGCGCCGTGCCTGAGGCAAAGCACCGCACACCTTTTATGGCTACAAGTTGTCAGACTACTTGTTGCCATTGAACTCTATAACATAGTAGAGAAAGTCCTTCCATAAGAATCAATTAGAAAGAGTCCTTCCATAAAAACCAATATAATTTTCGGGCCAAGGATAGCAATAGTAATTGTGAGGTGTCTGtctttttttacgtttattacggttattaaaaacttttccaGTAGCAGTTAATGGCTGTTCGTAATCTCATTCGTAAAAagatttacaaattttctgtAGTTTGTTTATACTCATCACATcttggaaaaagaaaatgtcttcatttttaacttttagtctaattttttttagtttaataaaaagaaaaaagtaaaattttgaacAGTTTCTGAATGTATCAGGGAAtcaaaatgtacttttttcaattgataaatttgtgaaataactataaaataaaatggtaaaaaatcAGAGAAATAATAGCTAATCTACgatgcaataattttgcaaacttTGAGTTATCGAAATGAATGCTCATGCCAGCACTGATATTCCGAGCAAAAGTGTTTGAAGATacggaaaattttaatttaaaaaaatcaaaaatatagcAATTTAAAGATGTACAATGCAGATTAATGCTGGATTTTCAAATAAGTAACTTATTtgatttgaatataatttaatgtatttgtaattaataaataacaatgtaatttaaatcggcaaaaaaaaattcctgagaaaaaatgatataattggtcagatgtaaacatatataattataattatatatgtttacatCTGAtcaattataccatttttccTCGGGTTggtacattaaataattaatttctccagCGCGCAATATTACTCTTATTCTTTCAATGCTTTGGTTAACGTTACAATTACGTTACATAACTCACTTGATAATGCTTTGATTAACGTTACATAACTCACTTGATAAACTTGAACTAAATCATGAATCAAAtcagaagtttttttttgtttgaatgTATGCAtgattttttcttgaattttatgcCTTTACATAATAACAATGAGTCGtaaatatggaaaaatattgtgtGTATAAAGTATTAGCCCAGATAATAAGGTGTCGTTATTATAacgtcatttttttaatcattggCTACGTCAAATTAACCTTTAAAATGACGAAAAAATGACGTTAAAATGACAAGTTACAAACCATTAACGTCATATCTATGACGACATTTCTGGAATATAAGATGacgtatatacaatatataaaattggtgAACTTTggccatttttcaaaatttatcattttttcagTACAAATCCATTAGATTCTTAActctttgtcaatttttttctcgggaGGAGAATTATTCGTATTTAGTGAAGAGTTTTCTGGAGAAGATCTCCTTAGtggaaaaattaagaaaaaagtaacaatagtaattttttatcatgttttaAAAGACATGcagatttctttatatacGTCCCTGATAGCACAGAAAGATCCCAGAGACATTTCAGAAACGTAACATTGAAACCTTTGAAACATTTAAGTAATGTTCCATAAAGTTTTTACAACGTTCCAGTAAAAATTccacacaaaattttgtttttttttcaaaatttagagGATTTACGTATTTAATTTGACTTACCCTACCTACACACGAGCAAACTTGCGGGAGCAAtcagacaccttgtatattataattatgcattattcttttaatttccttattttacttaaaatacaatctaatttaaatatctttgcaTCTCTCATTTTACTAAAactgtacatatttatatatagagtaaaaatatttgatatgtatTAATAGCTACAAATCTTTTAAGatgttattaaacattaacaCTTCCTACAGATTAATAATTGTCTTGTTTTTGTACGGGAGTTTTTGCAAGACAGAGATGAAAgtgaaataacattttttaagtaCTATAGGCaaagtgtttaaaaaataatatcttttagaGAGAAAGCAATCAGTACGAATAGAATTGTTTGTTTCTGCTATTCCACTGAGTTCGGACAATTTAACAATTAGTAAGCCGAATCGAAGATGCTATAAGGAGCCGCGCTTCTTTATCAACAAAGAGTAACGATAGTCATATTGCAGAAATTTTATCGTTACATATTGAGGCCATACGAAACTTTGATTCGTTATTGCACAACACTGATAAAGCAGTTAGGCAATTTGTaagtttttacataaatttatatttttatcaattatataataatttatcatttatataattaatctttgtTGCACGCAAATACTAAATTCTAAAATGATTTCAATagcagttttattttacaaactgaatttttattcaatttgattCGATTGCAATGGTTGCAACAAAATTTGCTCAATTCAGAGATTGTGTTCATTTTACTcgatttttttagtttatattactGAAATaccgtaataaaataaaaaattttgtaattgttaatttttttttat
The nucleotide sequence above comes from Linepithema humile isolate Giens D197 chromosome 4, Lhum_UNIL_v1.0, whole genome shotgun sequence. Encoded proteins:
- the LOC136999615 gene encoding cytochrome P450 4c3-like, translated to MLFVIVIILFLVYLFELNKKKYYKLKRNLQFAFSLPGESILTVFIKTLQIAWKYEELVNYLLTFTKKYGSPSRFCFGTDLFVLLAKPEDYKVVLANVNGNYKSSVMKLYSPLLGNGIIRVSGAAHRLRRKIIQSSLNAKSVSDYITFFDNYSNYCGDYLEKEVGGHTFDIKPYIGRYVTDIYLASIGGIEGTAYKGEYDELLYWQERLMKYVYKKVVTPWLQLEWIFSLSDNAKQQSVGQKMIQNFVHKIILQKSVERDTPNYDNEILQKPKSVASNYLNYVKQLSDDATGKSRAVSDEDVNDDIRNLYAAIQNTVMELTSFIFLLLGIHTEIQEKLRKEILLTFGNDKIDAKRLTSIRYLNMVIQETLRLFPPAPIIARQLTEDIKLESCVLPNGCYVIIPVFTIHRDPAYWNKPEEFIPERFSPKNSSSHHRYTYIPFGTGLRDCPGQRYTFLSVGAAIVNLLRRFRFVATGSVKDVKLTNDILLRSRDGIKLSMFRLEDHR